From the Lolium rigidum isolate FL_2022 chromosome 2, APGP_CSIRO_Lrig_0.1, whole genome shotgun sequence genome, one window contains:
- the LOC124687759 gene encoding uncharacterized protein LOC124687759, translating to MARSCYFPLRWESTGDQWWYASPIDWAAADGHYDIVRQLLHLDPNLLIKLTSLRRIRRLETLWDDDARFVDAPRHRASVARSLLLECECKHGAENTLLRAGYGGWLLYTAASAGDMGFLQELLDRDPLLVFGEGEYGVTDMFYAAARGRNAEVFRMLLDHAMSPRFSTNCRDGDAANGVGGAGGRTSVFRLEMMSRAVHAAARGGSVRMLKDLIDGRSDVSAYLDIRGSTVLHAAAGRGQLEVVKYLMASFDVINSTDNQGNTALHVAAYRGHLPVVNALVAASPSALSAVNNAGDTFLHSAIAGFRTPGFRRLDRQLELTRHLVRERTADIRKIINLRNDAGLTALHMAVVGCVHPDLVELLMTTPSIDLNVEDADGMTPLALLKEQLRSTTSERLIKQIVSAGGVLSSSVMRTRSAVVSQIKMRGGIAISPGTMFKISDAEIFLYSGIGATESRRASSCSSDGKCDAAHAETNGEGGDENHGLSEKRLSSASRAKDRLKMMLQWPRHRGKMSRTPRKSEDSSPLDTIKKLNKQVAETPTPLRQAYTTKTTTLNNKRTLAIKSSTPTSATKKKLNSKLIHGIIEAMPHLASSSTSTRSPPSTLPRSSMSSAAPPSTKLKDICFEEDESSMMTPPYGKLKDIILDNSNGTDDPSCSNSSFADDGISVAARKNHGCGNGRLINICFGAQGLTVEDSVSGQQTSKMFKQQGLGVS from the exons ATGGCGCGGTCCTGCTACTTCCCGCTCCGGTGGGAGAGCACCGGCGACCAGTGGTGGTACGCCTCGCCCATCGActgggcggcggccgacggccacTACGACATCGTGCGCCAGCTGCTGCACCTCGACCCCAACCTCCTCATCAAGCTCACCTCGCTCCGCCGGATCCGCCGCCTCGAGACGCTCTGGGACGACGACGCCCGCTTCGTCGACGCGCCACGGCACCGGGCGTCCGTCGCCCGGAGCCTGCTGCTGGAGTGTGAGTGCAAGCACGGCGCCGAGAACACGCTGCTCCGGGCCGGCTACGGCGGGTGGCTGCTCTACACGGCGGCGTCCGCGGGGgacatgggcttcttgcaggagcTGCTGGACAGGGACCCGCTGCTCGTCTTCGGCGAGGGCGAGTACGGCGTCACGGACATGTTCTACGCGGCGGCCAGGGGCAGGAACGCAGAGGTGTTCAGGATGCTGCTGGACCACGCCATGTCCCCGAGGTTCTCGACGAATTGCCGCGACGGGGATGCCGCGAATGGGGTTGGTGGCGCCGGCGGTCGCACCTCGGTGTTCCGGCTGGAGATGATGAGCAGAGCTGTCCAcgccgccgccagaggagggagcgTAAGGATGCTCAAGGACCTCATCGACGGTCGCTCCGACGTGTCGGCGTACCTTGATATCCGTGGATCCACCGTGCTTCATGCTGCTGCTGGGAGAGGGCAGCTGGAG GTTGTCAAGTACCTCATGGCATCTTTCGACGTAATCAACTCAACTGACAATCAAGGGAACACTGCATTACATGTAGCAGCCTACCGAGGGCATCTGCCTGTTGTAAATGCACTGGTTGCTGCATCTCCATCAGCCTTGTCAGCTGTCAACAATGCGGGCGATACGTTCCTCCACTCAGCAATCGCAGGATTCAGAACCCCGGGATTCCGACGGCTCGACCGCCAGCTTGAGCTCACGAGGCATCTGGTACGAGAAAGAACGGCTGATATCCGCAAGATCATTAACCTGAGAAATGACGCAGGCCTTACCGCCCTTCACATGGCTGTGGTTGGCTGCGTGCATCCGGACCTCGTCGAGCTCCTGATGACCACGCCGTCGATCGACCTTAATGTCGAAGATGCTGACGGCATGACCCCGCTCGCGCTGCTGAAGGAGCAGCTACGGTCAACCACTTCGGAGAGGCTGATCAAGCAGATAGTCTCTGCAGGAGGGGTGCTGAGCTCGAGTGTGATGAGGACCCGGTCGGCGGTTGTTTCGCAGATaaagatgcgaggagggatcgcgatCAGTCCTGGCACCATGTTCAAGATATCTGATGCCGAGATATTCTTGTACTCGGGGATCGGCGCGACGGAGTCTCGGAGAGCTAGCTCATGCTCCAGCGATGGCAAGTGTGATGCTGCACATGCAGAGACGAACGGTGAAGGTGGAGATGAGAACCATGGGTTGTCGGAGAAGAGGCTGAGCTCTGCGAGCCGAGCAAAGGACCGTCTCAAGATGATGCTGCAGTGGCCCCGTCACAGGGGGAAGATGTCGAGGACACCGAGGAAATCTGAGGACAGCAGCCCGCTGGACACCATCAAGAAGCTGAACAAGCAGGTCGCCGAGACTCCGACTCCGCTTAGGCAGGCATACACCACCAAGACGACGACGCTCAACAACAAGCGCACGCTCGCCATCAAGAGCTCCACCCCGACCTCAGCCACCAAGAAGAAGCTCAACTCGAAGCTCATCCACGGCATCATAGAGGCTATGCCGCATCTGGCATCATCGTCGACGTCCACCCGGTCCCCACCAAGCACCCTCCCGAGGTCCTCCATGTCCTCCGCCGCTCCACCATCCACCAAGCTGAAGGACATCTGCTTCGAAGAAGATGAGAGCTCAATGATGACGCCGCCCTACGGTAAGCTCAAGGACATCATCCTGGACAACAGCAACGGCACAGACGACCCGTCATGCTCGAACTCGTCCTTCGCCGACGATGGAATCAGCGTGGCAGCCCGGAAGAACCATGGCTGCGGGAACGGGAGGCTGATCAATATCTGCTTCGGCGCACAGGGGCTCACCGTGGAGGACTCGGTGAGCGGGCAGCAGACGAGCAAGATGTTCAAGCAGCAGGGCCTGGGGGTGTCCTGA